CATCCGAGACTCGCCGCGTTTTCCTTCCAAAGACTCCAGCAGAGCGGTCTCTTCACCACAGATATAGGCTCCAGCACCCTTGAAAATCTTGATATCGAAGTCGAACCCTGACCCGAAGATATTCTTGCCGAGGATACCCATAGCCCGGGCATCCGCGATAGCCTTCTCCGTATGAGAAACCGACTGATGATACTCGCCGCGAATATATATGTAGCCCTCGCCGGCGCCCACCGCGTAGCCCGCGATGATCATTCCCTCGATTACCTGATGTGGGTCGCCTTCGAGTATCAGCCGATCCTTGAAGTTGCCCGGCTCGCCCTCGTCCGCATTGCAGATCACGGCCTTGTGCTTGTCGGTCGCCTTAGCGGTAAACTCCCACTTCAGTCCCGTCGGGAAACCCGCTCCGCCGCGACCCTTGAGCTGAGACGCTTTGACCTGGGCTATCACATCTTCGGGTTTCATCCCCGTAAGAGCCTTGGCAAGACCGTCATAGCCGCCATGCGCGATATATTCGTCAATGCTGGTCGGGTCGATCACACCGACATTCTTGAGGACCACCCTCACCTCACCAGCGCGCGGTTTGGCTTTGCCGTCGACCACTGCAGCCGATGGACCCGTATATACCAATCGCTTGACCTGCCTGCCCTTGAGCAGATGCTCCTCTACGATCTCCGGGATATCTTGGGCAGTAACATTTGCATAGGTCACGCCCTCGGGATATATTACCAGCGCCGGACCGGCTCCTGTAAGCCCCAGATCGCCCGTCTCGACCACTTTGATCTCTTTATCCAGACCCTTTTTCTTGATCTCATTGACCAGCGCTGTCTTTATGGCCATCGCGCCTTTGAGGACGGCGGGTGTGCCCGTGTCTACCAAAACATGTGCTCTATAGAACGACATTTATCTGCCCTCCTTTGCGCCGACCCCGGTGTTTCCGGTGTTTCGGGAACTTGTTCCCGAAACATATTTCGCCAGAATCCCCGGCACCATCTCTGGCGTGAGATTGCCGTAGACATCGTCATTGACCATCATCGCGGGCGCAACACCACACAGACCCATGCAGCTCACAGTCTCGAAAGTAAAAATGCCGTCCTCCGTGGTCTCGCCCGGCTTTATACCGAGTTCCGCGGTGACGGCATCTCGAATCTGCTTACTGTCCTCGATGTGGCATGGCGGCGAGTCGCATAAGCGCACAATGTGCCTGCCGTGCGGCTTGGTGTAGAACAGGCTGTAGAACGTGGCGACGCCATGGACATCGCCCACGGTCACATCCAGCCTTTCCGCCACTGTCTCCATCACCTCGGGCGAGAGGAAACCTAACTCGTCCTGAAGCTCATGAAGCAGTGGGATCAGATTACGTTTGTCACTGTCATATTTTTCGATGATCTCTACGATCAGCGAACTGCATCCACACGAATCACAACCCACAGTTTTCCTCCGAAGAATTTAGTATTGTTTATTTTTGATTGATTATTTGCTGCTCGCCTTCGGTCCTCAACGTTGGGTGAACAGATGAGAATTTCTAAATTCTGAATTTCAAATCATGAGTTCATAATCACTCAAAATTATATTGACGGTCTTTCAAGCGCGATCAAGAATGTTGTCATATGAACAAGAAGACATGTTGCCAAAACAACAATCACAACAATCAGTATCGGTTTATAACTAAAGCGACTCCGCAATAAAATTAGGGTTATTAAGAATTGGCCGCCGTAAATTATCCACCCTATCCACCACTCATCAAAATTGAACCCGCCGAACTTGTGGAATGGAGGATTTTTCCTCCCTGCACCTGGAAAATGCAAAATAAGGCTGATCCAGACACCAAGCAAAAGTACGCTACTAACCAAAACCGGAGCTATATTCTGTCGGGTTATTTTGTCGCGTAATACGTGCAAATACTTCTCCTACCATTGTCACCATATTTTTCGGTGTATCGAGAATTTGTTCCCAAATGGACGCTTCTCCA
The nucleotide sequence above comes from bacterium. Encoded proteins:
- the nuoE gene encoding NADH-quinone oxidoreductase subunit NuoE, whose translation is MGCDSCGCSSLIVEIIEKYDSDKRNLIPLLHELQDELGFLSPEVMETVAERLDVTVGDVHGVATFYSLFYTKPHGRHIVRLCDSPPCHIEDSKQIRDAVTAELGIKPGETTEDGIFTFETVSCMGLCGVAPAMMVNDDVYGNLTPEMVPGILAKYVSGTSSRNTGNTGVGAKEGR
- a CDS encoding SLBB domain-containing protein, producing the protein MSFYRAHVLVDTGTPAVLKGAMAIKTALVNEIKKKGLDKEIKVVETGDLGLTGAGPALVIYPEGVTYANVTAQDIPEIVEEHLLKGRQVKRLVYTGPSAAVVDGKAKPRAGEVRVVLKNVGVIDPTSIDEYIAHGGYDGLAKALTGMKPEDVIAQVKASQLKGRGGAGFPTGLKWEFTAKATDKHKAVICNADEGEPGNFKDRLILEGDPHQVIEGMIIAGYAVGAGEGYIYIRGEYHQSVSHTEKAIADARAMGILGKNIFGSGFDFDIKIFKGAGAYICGEETALLESLEGKRGESRMKPPFPPTYGLMGSPTVINNVETLATVPHIVAFGADWYCTLGTEKTKGTKIFSPCGDVLYPGVYEVQFGVTLREVIYNLAGGIKSGRRFKACLMGGPSGVVVGEDALDRRLCAEDLTPGAGALIVLDESRCIVDLMQNVAEFFYHESCGQCVPCREGTKRILEILNWWTSGAGSEEDLKLLESLGDTMAASSKCGLGQFAAVAFRSSLPLFRDEYLAHVRDKVCPAGVCAMDKVLEEAQA